One window from the genome of [Clostridium] celerecrescens 18A encodes:
- the citF gene encoding citrate lyase subunit alpha, which yields MINAVGRDIPEEILKLTGKEPFMGVHHFDGSVYKKDGPFTKCVINSEGSKLVDSIHDCLVKCGIRDGMTLGFHHHFREGDYVVNMVMEEIHNMGIKDITICASSLGKAHDKLVDYIEDETITGIQSSGVRGKIGRAISEGKLKGLAIMRSHGGRVRAIETGEVRIDIAFIGAPTCDDYGNCRGIGGKSDCGVLSYSMVDADYADKVVAITDCLVPFPNFPAHISMTKVDYVVVVDEIGNPEKIATGAAKPTTDMRKLMMADYCTNFVVNTPYFKDGFSYQTGVGGASIASTISLAKIMKERNVRMRFGVGGLTKPMCDLLENGQVDALLDTQDFDLDAVESVMNPKHFRISAGEYADPFNKGAVVNKLDFVILAALEVDVNFNCNVVVGSDGMITGAQGGHPDTAAGAKCTIVITPLLQGRIPAVCTDVTTVTTPGESIDVVITDYGIAINPRRQELIQCMKDVDLPFKTIEELRDIAYSITGEPEKVQFDDKVVGIIESRDGTVMDVVRKIREFQFTGE from the coding sequence ATGATTAATGCAGTAGGGAGAGATATTCCGGAAGAAATCTTAAAACTCACAGGAAAAGAACCGTTTATGGGAGTACATCACTTTGATGGATCTGTGTATAAAAAAGATGGTCCATTTACAAAGTGCGTGATCAATTCGGAAGGGAGCAAGCTGGTGGACAGCATTCACGATTGTCTGGTGAAATGCGGGATCCGGGATGGCATGACTCTGGGCTTTCATCATCATTTCCGGGAAGGCGACTATGTGGTAAACATGGTAATGGAGGAGATCCACAACATGGGAATCAAGGATATCACCATCTGTGCAAGCTCCCTTGGTAAAGCCCATGATAAACTGGTGGACTACATAGAGGATGAGACCATTACCGGGATTCAGTCCTCCGGCGTCAGGGGAAAGATCGGCAGGGCCATATCAGAAGGAAAGCTAAAGGGCCTGGCCATTATGCGTTCCCATGGCGGTAGAGTCCGTGCCATTGAAACCGGTGAGGTAAGGATCGATATTGCATTTATCGGTGCACCCACCTGCGATGACTATGGAAACTGCCGGGGCATCGGCGGAAAGTCTGATTGCGGCGTTCTCTCTTATTCCATGGTGGATGCAGATTATGCGGATAAAGTGGTTGCAATCACGGACTGCCTGGTTCCATTCCCAAACTTCCCCGCCCATATTTCCATGACAAAGGTAGATTATGTGGTAGTTGTTGATGAGATCGGGAATCCGGAGAAGATTGCTACCGGAGCCGCAAAACCAACCACAGATATGCGAAAGCTTATGATGGCTGATTATTGCACCAATTTTGTCGTGAATACCCCGTATTTTAAAGACGGATTTTCTTACCAGACCGGAGTAGGCGGAGCTTCCATTGCTTCCACCATTTCACTTGCAAAAATCATGAAGGAGAGAAATGTGCGCATGCGCTTCGGAGTGGGAGGACTGACAAAGCCCATGTGCGACTTATTGGAGAACGGTCAGGTGGATGCCCTGTTAGATACCCAGGATTTCGATCTGGATGCGGTAGAATCCGTTATGAATCCAAAGCATTTTCGGATCAGTGCAGGAGAATATGCCGACCCCTTTAACAAGGGAGCTGTTGTCAACAAGCTGGATTTTGTGATCCTGGCAGCTCTGGAAGTGGATGTGAATTTTAACTGCAACGTAGTGGTTGGCTCTGACGGCATGATTACAGGCGCTCAGGGAGGTCATCCGGACACTGCGGCAGGAGCAAAATGTACCATCGTGATTACTCCGCTGCTGCAGGGAAGGATTCCGGCAGTCTGCACAGATGTAACAACGGTTACAACACCCGGCGAATCCATTGATGTGGTGATCACGGATTATGGAATTGCAATCAATCCAAGAAGGCAGGAATTAATCCAGTGTATGAAAGATGTGGATCTGCCGTTTAAGACCATTGAGGAACTGCGGGATATCGCATACTCCATTACAGGAGAACCGGAAAAGGTACAGTTTGATGATAAGGTGGTAGGTATCATCGAAAGCCGGGATGGTACTGTTATGGATGTGGTTCGTAAGATCAGGGAGTTTCAGTTTACAGGAGAATAA